The sequence tccagcattcttgggttttctgtttctcccaaACATTCCAGGCCATGTAGGTGCTTGTTAAGAGAAGCCAAGTCCAGTGGCTTGTTTCTGTGCCAATTCAGGCCAGTGCATTTATGGCCCAGGACTTGGCCCTCCCTGTATCTGCTCAGATCTCCAGGGAAAACCTTGATTCTGGTAGTAAATATACTGTAGcttctgctccattttttttttctttttttttttttttttgcacccacTATCCTTGTTTTGTGGCATCTAGGATGGGTGGCATGTGCTCAGGCTGTGGACCCCAGTGACCTGGGTTCTATTTTGGTCACTTTGGGCCAATTCTTTGGCCTTTGAAGCCTGTGTTCCTCTTCtggaaagtgggaaaaaaaaaaaaaaaaaaaaaaaaaaaccagtatctaCCTAGAGGGTGGTCATGAGGATGGAAGCTGACAGCAGGTGGAGAGAAGCATCTGAGCCATGCCCGGCTGGGAGAGTACTCAGTAAAGCACCATCAGTGTCCCCAAATATGTGTGCCCCAAGGTTTTAGTTCCTGTTGATGCTCTAACAGCTTACCAGGAATCCAGTGGCTTCAAACAGCACACATTTATTGTCTTACAGGCCTGGAGGCCCGAAGTCCAGAACAGGTCTCAAGGGGCTAAAGGCATGGGCAGGGCTTGTTCCTTCTGGAATTTCTAAGAAAGAATCTATTTCACGACTTTTCCAGCATCTAGAGGCCACATGCACTCATGGGCCTGTGGCCCCTTCCTCAGATCTCTGACCCTGCTACTGTAGTCAATTGTCCCtgacccctgcctccctcttttcACTGATTAAGGACCCTGGTGATGACATTGGTCCTACTCAGAAAATCCATGATGCCCTGCCCATCTCAAGATACttaacttaggggcgcctgggtggctcagtgggttgaagcctctgccttcggctcgggtcatgatctcagggtcctaagatcgagccccgcatcgggctctctgctcagcagggagcctgcttcccccctctctctgcctgcctctctgcctacttgtgatctctgtcaaataaataaataaaatctttaaaaaaaaaagatacttaactTAGTCACATCTCCAAAATgcctttgccatgtaaggtaacatagtCACAGGCTCTGGGGATTAGGACCCGGAGATCTTGGGGGCCATCATTCTGCCGATCATACCCAGTACCTAGCCTTTCAGCGTGCTCAGTGACGAAGTGGGCACCAGCTGACCGAGGAGGTAGGGAGTAACTGGTCCATCgctgggcaggagggagggtggAACACTGCGCGATATGAAAGCTcctgacggggcacctgggtggctcagtgggttaaagccactgccttcggctcaggtcatgatctcagggtcctgggatcgagtcctgcatggggctctctgcttagcagggagcctgcttcccttcctctctctctgcctgcctctctgcctacttgtgatctctctctgtcaaataaataaataaaatcttaaaaaaaaaagaaaaagaaaaaagaaagctcctGACGGCCGCCAACTGCCTTGCTGCTGCCCCAGAACTTCTCCCCTTCTGTTGGTGCGCAGGACCCCAGCAAGAGCACTGGGACGCCAGCCCCTCCTGTCAGCAGCTcagaggaggaaaagcaaagcaagtCACAGCAGCTGAGAAAGATTTTCCAAGAGTATGGTGCCGTTGGCGTGTCGCTGCACATCGGAATCTCTCTGATCTCCTTGGGGCTATTTTACATGGTGGTTTCAAGGTAAGAGCTCTGGCAGGAACATCCCTTTGTTCTTTAGGGTCATGTAGGATTCTTTGCAAATGAGAACATTTTTCCTGTGAATGTGTATTCGTGTAGCTGCTTCCAGcatgttttttaaatactttaaatctgggcacctgggtggctcagtgggttaagcttctgccttcgacttaggtcatgatctcggggtcctgggatcaggccccgcgggccctctgctctgcggggagcctgcttccccttctctctctgcctgcctctctgcctactcatgatctctctctctgtgtgtcaaataaataaagtctgaaaaaaaaaataaatactttaaatcttagAGCCACACCGATTGCCTAATTTAACCCCTTGTGATAATCCTTTTTGTTGTCGATGGTCTCCTTCCGCAGTGGTGTGGACATGTCTGCAATCCTGCTCAAACTCGGATTTAAAGAGTCACTAGTGCAGTCGAAGATGGCAGCAGGCACAAGCACCTTCGTCGTGGCCTACGCCATCCACAAGCTGTTTGCCCCCGTGCGAATCAGCATCACCTTAGTGTCCGTGCCCTTCATCGTCAGATATTTTCGCAAAGTGGGATTTTTTAAACCTCCAGCTGCAAAGCCTTGATGAACGCTTCAAAcctgtttcttttaaatagaaattttggGTTAGTTTTAGGATAGAGcttttcgggggtggggggggttggttAGGAGTAGGGTGGGGACAGGAAGCTAATTGCTATGTTCTCATGAATAAGTTTTCCCTTTGGCAACAAAATTCAggttttttaataattctaattattttgcTTTACAAATGTTGTTAATGCTGTTCCTCATAGGATTTGTACGCGTAATCTAAAATGTCAGTGAAACGTCACAAATTGAGTTGTCATCACAAATTGAGTTGTCATCACAAATTGAGTTGTCATCTCAAACAAAACTGTTTGCCTACAAATGGTCCTTCTGGAAGATCACTGTTGAGGTTCTAGTCTGCGAAAACCCTCAGGGGTTAATCTTCGCTCAAATTCTTAAAGGGCAACGATTCATTAAGCCGGTTTTTAAAATTCCCCTTCCTCCAATATCTGTTGCCAGGCTGCCTGCAGTTTCATACGCAGTAGGCTGCAGAACAGCTCCCGGTGTTCCCGTTAATGAAGCCGAATTTAAGACTTAACAATATGTAATCAGGATCTAAATTAGCATCAATGCTTCGACGTTCATTACCCTTCTTTTAGGGAGGAAGAATAACCAAGTATCTCTGGTGTTTCATTGATGCTAAAACACCTTCCAGTCTGGACATTCTCAAATTTCACTGAAGTAGGTCAGGGTCATTTGTCTCTGTTGGGgtgaaaaatggaaattctgtTCAGTAGTAATGGCATCGCGTGGCTCCTGACGGCCTAATCCACAGGTGAGCTTGGACATTGCACTCATGGAAAGCTAAGACAATCTTTGCTTAACGTCAGACATTCCAGAACTATCATCACCATGTTTACATTGTGTTGCTACTTACATTTTTTTGAGTTGAAATTGTTAtgtagaaaaagattttatatcaCTCTCTAAAAAGGAAACTGAGCGGCACTTGCTGTAAATGGGAGGCAGCTGGGAAATACTACAACATAATAcaagccagggagggaggaggcgggcAGGTGTAATCACCTTCTGTTGAGCCAGTTTTACCTGATAAAGGAGGTTTGATCTGAGCTTCccatcccccccacaccccccacacccccccgcCTTGCTGTGAGGGACATTAttagttaaaaacagaaataagcacACAGATTCAAATGGACATTTTTGTCCCTGGAATGCTTAGAAGCAGGCGGACTGGAGGGAATGCCTTTCTGTGGGATTCCTATAGTGCTCTCTTCAGGGCTGTATCCACCCACAGCACCGTCCACACTGGGACCCCCAATTCAACCAGTTCTGCCCTGCCACCCTGGTTGAGGGAGATCCACTTTGTAGGAGGAGGGTTAATTACAGAAAGGACAATCAGAAGACTAAAGGAACTATAAATTGACCATTGTGGTTTTACCACCCGGCTGCTGACCGTTCCCTGATTAAGCCTTAGTAACCTATGTCCGTTACTTGAGTCAATTTTTACAAGAAGCTTTATGGAACAAATTCTCCACTTGCAAGATCGTTACAAGTGGATTCTGGGCCCCCCCTCACCGCCACCCTTTTAAAGCAATTAGCCCATTGCCAAAAGGCTTTATTGATTTCAAGATGGAACTGCCTTTCTGGGATCTAATTCCAAGGACAGTTGGCTTCATGCTCCTAACCACCTTCCCGACAGACTCCCTACCACTCAGACCCCTAGTTTgcctatgcaaaaaaaaaaaagctgacagtGAGTCCTACAGGTTCAAGGGCTGAAATCTTAAACTTTAACTCCATGTTTGGAGGAATGGAAGTGGACTGACAAGAAAGCAATAAAACCAGTCACCAAACCAAACAGCCATGGCCTTTTCTTCAAAGCCCCAACTCCGCTCCACTCCTGCGGCCAGTGGCCCCAGCAGAACAAAGAACTTGGAGAAGATCAGGGAATACGTGACTTCACCAGCAAGATGTACAGAATGCTTGTATTTACACTGTTTTTATGGAACTAGGGAATAAAACAcgatctattttaaaaatgtaagccaTCGTTCACCCCTGATTTTGTATTTGACCAAATGAGCCACTTAaattccctgaaacaaataaacatCTTTGTAGTGTAGTGAAGAACTTTGGATTCCTCGTCTGGTTAAGCCATAACTGTTGCTGACTAGGAAGCGGCTCTGTGACTGGTTTGTTAATGGTGCGCTACTACAATGAGCTACTTTCTTTGCTCGTGTGGGATTCTGGGGAAATGACAGAAGTTTAGCTGGTGTCACTGGTAAAGTTGGTCATGTCATATTAACTATCACTTGGGTGGATGGCGCATGAAAGACTACTTTGGGAATGTAAAAGTTGGTTAACTCAAGACTGGAAAGCTCCTTTATCCTGAGGGGGCTAACCGGATGGACACTTGCAGCTTTACTCAGTTGTGTTCTGAAGCTTCTGTCAGGTGTCACCAAAGCTGACATGGAAGTAGTCATTTCTAATATCTAGTTCCTTGTGTTGAACAAAGGTCAGCCATGAAAGCATAGCTCTGTATTAGTTTTCAGGAACTTCAACATTTCCAAGGTCAAGTTCATCCGTCTTTGGTCAAGGAGATGATGGCAGCTAGAAACAGATATGTAGCTTTATGCATTAGGAGCACATAGTACAGGAGATCGGAAAGGGATACACCAGCTCCTTCCATGGCACCTGCTCATTTCCAGGTCAACAATGAACCGATAGTGAACAGAATTACCCGTGCAGCCTAGATGTATTTGCgtccttatttttaaagtttattaaaaaaaaaaaaaaaagtttatatacgTGCCATAACTCCaaagtaataaattttaataacttgCCAGGTGTCCTTTGGGAGCCAGATAACAAGGGGAGCAAAGGAATCCTCTACCAGGGGCACTGCAGGGGCAGCAGGCTTGATCCCCCATGGCTGGAAATGAGGGGGTTCTATTAAGCAAACATTCCTTCAGAAAATTAAGACCCATGTTTGTAAAATCAGTTTGCAAAGAACTAGTCTACCCCACGTGTAAAGCTCTTTGCATCTTAAAGAAAACATGGTCAGAAGCAGGTATGGACATAGAAGTTGAAGACTTCCTCTGTCCTGACCACCTGCAGCTCTAGTGAACCCTGAAAGTTCCCAGGCCAGGCCAGCTGTACCCACGTCTGCAAACTACTGTGGACGCAACTGATTCCCCAGGGTGAGGAACCACCCAAGATTCCAGCTCCATGCACTGGACTGCGCTCCGGCACTGGAGGTCCAGAGCCTACAACAAAACTCACACTTCTGGCACACAGGACAGTTTccaggacagagagagggtgcTGGCTTCATGCTCCTAACCACCCCCACAGCCTGACTCCTGGTTCCCCCTCCACCACCCAGTCTCACAGCCCCGTGCCTGCCCCCTGTGCTGCCATGTTGCCTACTGCTCCCTCCCTGGGCTGCGGGGACCTCTTGCCTTCCCTGCTTCCACCCTTTCAATCCTCCCTGTCCCTCAAGTCTGGCTCAGATGCCACTCCCTCCGGCTGCCTCTCCTACCTGATTACCCATCAGAATTCGTGGGTAATTATGATGGGTAATCAGGTAGGCTACCCTACTAAGTCATGTCCCCAGTTGTCAGAGGGGATATGCTCACAGGCCGGCCCAGCTCCAGAACTGCAGCCCTGGCAGCTCCACGGAGGGGCCTTCCCACCCTCCCAGTGGGCCCATGCTCAGcctggcatttttcaaagggTAGAAGGAGCTGCCAAATGCATGATCATTTCAAAGTTAGACACAGGAGAACATGAAGTGTAATCATTTTATAGGTGACTTAATGtgctttacaaaaattaaaacctcaaAACCATGAAATAAGCCC comes from Mustela nigripes isolate SB6536 chromosome 7, MUSNIG.SB6536, whole genome shotgun sequence and encodes:
- the FAM210B gene encoding protein FAM210B, mitochondrial; the encoded protein is MAGLLALLGPAGRVGARVRPRASWLLGAAAPCAPRPLLLPLLRPGPDAPLLRAVGGDSRGRQDPSKSTGTPAPPVSSSEEEKQSKSQQLRKIFQEYGAVGVSLHIGISLISLGLFYMVVSSGVDMSAILLKLGFKESLVQSKMAAGTSTFVVAYAIHKLFAPVRISITLVSVPFIVRYFRKVGFFKPPAAKP